In Halobaculum magnesiiphilum, the following proteins share a genomic window:
- the msrB gene encoding peptide-methionine (R)-S-oxide reductase MsrB, with the protein MSDSAERAPEEDIPETDEEWRERLTDEEYEILRERGTEARFSGEHVDRDEDGVYTCAGCGTVIFESETKYDSGCGWPSFYAADESKVTLEDDDRHGMSRVEVKCAVCDGHLGHVFQDGPEPTGERFCINSVALDFEPDE; encoded by the coding sequence ATGAGCGATTCGGCCGAGCGGGCGCCCGAGGAGGACATCCCCGAGACCGACGAGGAGTGGCGCGAGCGACTGACCGACGAGGAGTACGAGATCCTCCGCGAACGCGGCACGGAGGCGCGGTTCTCCGGCGAGCACGTCGACCGCGACGAGGACGGCGTCTACACGTGCGCGGGCTGTGGCACCGTGATCTTCGAGTCGGAGACGAAGTACGACTCCGGCTGCGGCTGGCCCAGCTTCTACGCCGCCGACGAGTCCAAGGTGACGCTGGAGGACGACGACCGCCACGGGATGTCCCGCGTCGAGGTGAAGTGCGCCGTCTGCGACGGCCACCTCGGCCACGTCTTCCAGGACGGCCCCGAGCCGACCGGCGAGCGCTTCTGCATCAACTCGGTCGCGCTCGACTTCGAGCCCGACGAGTAG
- a CDS encoding DUF7385 family protein produces the protein MARLDIADGFDVHDYRSKLKLLEQDGGSMTLANREGLGCPACGDAFERLFVGDDETVTFASAPNGPICLARTDDRLLVMTH, from the coding sequence ATGGCGCGCCTCGACATCGCCGACGGCTTCGACGTGCACGATTACCGGAGCAAGCTGAAGCTCCTCGAACAGGACGGCGGGTCGATGACGCTCGCGAACCGCGAGGGGCTGGGCTGCCCAGCCTGCGGCGACGCCTTCGAGCGCCTGTTCGTGGGCGACGACGAGACGGTAACGTTCGCGTCGGCGCCGAACGGGCCGATCTGTCTGGCGCGCACCGACGACCGGCTGCTCGTCATGACGCACTGA
- a CDS encoding cold-shock protein, whose amino-acid sequence MANGKVDFFNDTGGYGFITTEDSDDDVFFHMEDVGGEDLTEGTEIEFDIEQAPKGPRATNVVRA is encoded by the coding sequence ATGGCAAACGGTAAGGTTGATTTCTTCAACGACACTGGCGGCTACGGTTTCATTACGACTGAGGACTCCGACGACGACGTGTTCTTCCACATGGAGGATGTCGGCGGCGAGGATCTGACGGAAGGGACCGAGATCGAGTTCGACATCGAACAGGCCCCCAAGGGCCCGCGCGCGACGAACGTCGTCCGCGCATAA
- a CDS encoding spermidine synthase produces the protein MSSTRPVDALRLNRPEIAVFVSGVASMGLEILAGRMIAPQFGSSIYTWGTIIGVFLAALSYGYHRGGKLAAERATNDRMARVFLLTAVYVAGLILVGDVFLRATAGFPLPSRIASLPAVTLLFGPPTYLLGYVSPYAAELSAKEGLGEASGHVYMLGTVGSIVGAFATTYLLIPSLGIDQIALVFGALSIAAAVAVGRPFGRERATVTGFVALLLVVSAATGAAGYSVQGEVVYETQTPYQSLRVVDLGETRTLYLGGQRHSAMDIEEPNRHVFEYTRYFHLPYLFADDPDEIDRVLFIGGGGFTGPKRFVHEYENVTVDVAEIDPAVIDAAREYFRVEESERLNIYNEGGRQFLRETNRTYDLIVLDAYQKDKVPFELTTREFMSLANDRLDDDGILFANVISAPRGPASKFYRAKYRTVSREFPQVYGFPTAGGGVVQNIELIATKNDTRLSEERLLARNERRDIGIDLEAEIRTYADAPPTDDVPVLRDDRAPVDSLLDPMVGQRYVIQESNASESTADPGQESERLTADPATVREVNARPAAGLEPPPRGSGVRATEPDRVTAP, from the coding sequence ATGAGTTCGACCCGCCCCGTCGACGCCCTCCGGTTGAACCGGCCGGAGATCGCCGTGTTCGTCTCGGGGGTCGCGAGCATGGGCCTGGAGATCCTCGCCGGGCGGATGATCGCCCCGCAGTTCGGCAGCAGCATCTACACCTGGGGCACGATCATCGGGGTGTTCCTCGCAGCGCTCAGCTACGGCTACCACCGCGGGGGCAAACTGGCCGCCGAGCGCGCGACGAACGACCGGATGGCGCGGGTGTTCCTCCTGACGGCGGTGTACGTCGCGGGGCTGATCCTCGTCGGCGACGTGTTCTTGCGCGCCACCGCCGGCTTCCCGCTGCCGAGCCGGATCGCGTCGCTGCCGGCGGTGACGCTGCTGTTCGGCCCGCCGACGTACCTGCTGGGGTACGTCAGCCCGTACGCCGCCGAGCTGTCGGCGAAGGAGGGGCTCGGCGAGGCGTCGGGCCACGTGTACATGCTCGGGACCGTCGGCAGCATCGTCGGCGCGTTCGCGACCACCTACCTCCTGATCCCCTCGCTCGGCATCGACCAGATCGCGCTGGTGTTCGGCGCGCTCTCGATCGCGGCGGCGGTGGCGGTCGGCCGACCGTTCGGCCGCGAGCGTGCGACCGTCACCGGCTTCGTCGCGCTGCTGCTCGTCGTGTCGGCCGCGACCGGCGCCGCCGGCTACAGCGTCCAGGGCGAGGTTGTGTACGAGACACAGACGCCGTACCAGAGCCTGCGGGTCGTCGATCTCGGCGAGACACGGACGCTGTATCTCGGCGGGCAGCGCCACAGCGCGATGGATATCGAGGAGCCGAACCGACACGTGTTCGAGTACACGCGCTACTTCCATCTCCCGTATCTCTTCGCGGACGATCCCGACGAGATCGATCGGGTGTTGTTCATCGGCGGCGGCGGCTTCACCGGCCCCAAGCGGTTCGTCCACGAGTACGAGAACGTCACCGTCGACGTGGCCGAGATCGATCCCGCGGTGATCGACGCGGCGAGGGAGTACTTCCGCGTCGAGGAGTCCGAGCGGCTCAACATCTACAACGAGGGCGGCCGGCAGTTCCTGCGGGAGACGAACCGTACGTACGACCTGATCGTCCTCGACGCCTACCAGAAGGACAAGGTGCCGTTCGAGCTGACGACGCGGGAGTTCATGTCGCTGGCGAACGACCGCCTCGACGACGACGGGATCCTCTTCGCGAACGTCATCTCCGCCCCCCGAGGGCCGGCCTCGAAGTTCTACCGCGCGAAGTATCGAACCGTCTCGCGGGAGTTCCCGCAGGTGTACGGCTTCCCGACCGCCGGGGGCGGCGTGGTCCAGAACATCGAGCTGATCGCGACGAAGAACGACACGAGACTCTCGGAGGAGCGGCTGCTCGCGCGCAACGAGCGTCGCGACATCGGGATCGACCTCGAGGCGGAGATCCGGACGTACGCCGACGCGCCGCCGACGGACGACGTGCCGGTCCTGCGCGACGACCGGGCGCCCGTCGACAGCCTGCTGGATCCGATGGTCGGCCAACGCTACGTCATCCAGGAATCGAACGCGAGCGAGTCGACCGCCGACCCCGGGCAGGAATCCGAGCGGCTCACCGCCGACCCGGCGACCGTTCGGGAGGTGAACGCACGCCCCGCGGCGGGGCTGGAGCCGCCGCCCCGCGGATCGGGCGTTCGCGCGACCGAACCCGACCGAGTAACCGCACCGTAG
- a CDS encoding DUF4397 domain-containing protein, whose amino-acid sequence MSRRQLTAALGAAVGVGLAGCGAGTNNTTNATDGTVGTVEEGTDEETPAEETEAEETETAEPPEEVDDPAGAVEEGMAVVRIAHLSPDAPNVDVSVAGSEILADVAYGSVSGYYALEPGTYPVSVTAAGEEEAVFEQEVEFDNGAFTVAAFGEVSGQNQEFSVTPLEDRIEAPGDDTAAVRVVHASPDAPPVSVGVADGDTLVERVAFGEASDYAEVPAGSYSLEVAAAEGAGAETETGTEDGTETGTENGTETETETATGTPADTVTESAETETESAATGTATDDGPVATVDVSLTGGTVSSAFATGYLTPDGEAADAPFEVLLTVDAGAVETEPGTPEGTENGTETGTETGTEVGTETGTETGAGTDTEAGTETGTEDPA is encoded by the coding sequence GTGTCACGACGACAGCTCACAGCGGCGCTCGGCGCGGCGGTCGGCGTCGGACTCGCCGGCTGCGGCGCGGGCACGAACAACACGACGAACGCGACCGACGGGACGGTGGGCACGGTCGAGGAGGGAACCGACGAGGAGACGCCGGCGGAGGAAACCGAGGCCGAGGAAACCGAGACTGCCGAGCCGCCGGAGGAAGTCGACGACCCGGCCGGCGCGGTCGAGGAGGGGATGGCGGTCGTCCGCATCGCGCATCTCTCGCCGGACGCGCCGAACGTCGACGTGTCCGTGGCGGGGTCGGAGATCCTCGCCGACGTGGCCTACGGCTCCGTGAGCGGCTACTACGCGCTCGAGCCGGGGACGTACCCGGTGTCGGTGACCGCCGCCGGCGAGGAGGAGGCGGTGTTCGAGCAGGAGGTCGAGTTCGACAACGGCGCGTTCACAGTCGCCGCCTTCGGCGAAGTCTCCGGGCAGAACCAGGAGTTCTCGGTGACGCCGCTGGAGGACCGCATCGAGGCGCCCGGCGACGACACCGCCGCGGTGCGCGTGGTCCACGCCTCGCCCGACGCGCCGCCCGTCAGCGTCGGCGTCGCCGACGGGGACACGCTCGTCGAGCGCGTCGCGTTCGGCGAGGCCAGCGACTACGCGGAGGTGCCCGCGGGATCGTATTCCCTCGAGGTCGCCGCCGCGGAGGGCGCCGGGGCCGAAACGGAAACCGGGACCGAGGACGGCACCGAGACGGGAACCGAGAACGGCACCGAGACGGAGACCGAAACCGCGACCGGCACGCCTGCCGACACGGTGACGGAATCGGCGGAAACCGAAACGGAATCCGCGGCCACCGGAACGGCGACCGACGACGGACCGGTCGCGACCGTCGACGTGTCGCTCACGGGCGGAACGGTGTCCTCGGCGTTCGCGACCGGGTATCTGACCCCGGACGGCGAGGCGGCCGACGCCCCGTTCGAGGTGCTGCTCACGGTCGACGCAGGCGCCGTCGAGACGGAACCGGGAACGCCCGAGGGAACGGAGAACGGAACGGAAACAGGAACGGAGACCGGCACCGAGGTCGGAACGGAGACCGGCACCGAAACGGGCGCCGGAACGGACACGGAGGCGGGCACCGAAACCGGTACCGAGGACCCTGCCTGA
- a CDS encoding DUF4397 domain-containing protein, with translation MILLAGSVVVSGATFGGPAAAAPALQQQQLQADGPSTQETSYLRVVHASADAPAVDVALDNETVVSGIELGEASDYLAIAAGDHRLTITAAETGDVVYDANVSVEARSVTTIAASGEIGENASQPFAPLFIRDDALQPAEGEAAVAVAHLSPDAPAVDITVEGSDTVIADNVSYAGVSDYVSVPAGDYTLEIREATADNDGDVVTTVDVSLENGSAYTGYAVGYLEAENDSEPEFQVSLVEDATKSVTLPSVANEEDEEINETETPMNETETPTDETETPEATPTEAPE, from the coding sequence GTGATACTTCTCGCCGGGAGCGTCGTCGTCAGCGGGGCGACCTTCGGCGGACCGGCCGCCGCGGCGCCGGCGTTGCAACAACAGCAACTACAGGCCGACGGGCCGTCGACGCAGGAGACCTCGTACCTCCGCGTCGTCCACGCCTCGGCCGACGCGCCCGCCGTCGACGTGGCGCTCGACAACGAGACCGTCGTCAGCGGAATCGAACTCGGCGAAGCAAGCGACTACCTCGCGATCGCCGCCGGCGACCACCGGCTGACGATCACCGCCGCCGAAACCGGCGACGTGGTGTACGACGCGAACGTCAGCGTCGAGGCGCGGTCGGTGACGACGATCGCCGCAAGCGGCGAGATCGGCGAGAACGCGAGCCAGCCGTTCGCGCCGCTGTTCATCCGCGACGACGCGCTCCAGCCCGCGGAGGGTGAGGCGGCCGTCGCGGTGGCACACCTCTCGCCCGACGCGCCGGCCGTCGACATCACCGTCGAGGGGAGCGACACCGTCATCGCCGACAACGTCTCCTACGCGGGCGTGTCCGACTACGTGAGCGTCCCCGCGGGCGACTACACGCTCGAGATCCGTGAGGCGACCGCCGACAACGACGGGGACGTCGTCACAACCGTCGACGTGTCGCTGGAGAACGGCTCGGCGTACACCGGCTACGCGGTCGGCTACCTCGAGGCGGAGAACGACAGCGAGCCGGAGTTCCAGGTCTCGCTCGTCGAGGACGCGACGAAGTCGGTGACACTCCCGAGCGTCGCCAACGAGGAGGACGAGGAGATCAACGAGACGGAGACGCCGATGAACGAGACGGAAACGCCGACGGACGAGACTGAGACGCCGGAGGCGACCCCGACGGAGGCACCCGAGTAA
- a CDS encoding redox-regulated ATPase YchF has protein sequence MSYTIGLVGKPSVGKSSFFNAATMNDVPEGAYPFTTIDPSVGEAYVGVDCPAPEFEETCEPNHGFCREGTRFVPVKLVDVAGLIPGAHEGKGLGNQFLSDLNEADVLVHVVDFSGETDIEGEPTEGHDPREDIDFLENELDQWYLDILEKGIEKFESMYQGPNPGDEVGVEEVLAEQMSAFRTNKDEIKQVVLSLDLELAPETWDDENRFDLAREIRKRTKPMVIAANKMDTPAARGNYEAITSDPEYEHLTVVPASAHAEGSLKKADEAGVVDYTPGDDDFEIVGDVSDEQARGLETIREFVAEYGGTGVQAVIEAALFDELDAKAVFPGSASGSWSKGPFRDCFVLPDHATAEDFAYTLHSDIGDGFLHGIDCRSGRQVGADSVLEHRDVVEIVTTG, from the coding sequence ATGAGCTACACGATCGGTCTCGTCGGCAAGCCGTCCGTCGGGAAATCGAGCTTCTTCAACGCGGCGACGATGAACGACGTACCCGAAGGGGCGTATCCCTTCACCACCATCGACCCCAGCGTCGGCGAGGCGTACGTCGGCGTCGACTGCCCGGCCCCGGAGTTCGAGGAGACGTGCGAGCCGAACCACGGCTTCTGCCGCGAGGGCACCCGGTTCGTCCCGGTGAAGCTCGTCGACGTGGCCGGCCTCATCCCCGGGGCCCACGAGGGGAAGGGCCTCGGAAACCAGTTCCTCTCGGACCTCAACGAGGCGGACGTGCTCGTCCACGTCGTCGACTTCTCCGGGGAGACGGACATCGAGGGCGAGCCGACCGAGGGACACGACCCCCGCGAGGACATCGACTTCCTGGAGAACGAACTCGACCAGTGGTACCTCGACATCCTGGAGAAGGGCATCGAGAAGTTCGAGTCGATGTACCAAGGCCCGAACCCCGGCGACGAGGTCGGCGTCGAGGAGGTGCTCGCCGAGCAGATGAGCGCGTTCCGGACGAACAAAGACGAGATCAAGCAGGTCGTCCTGTCGCTCGATCTCGAGCTTGCCCCCGAGACGTGGGACGACGAGAACCGGTTCGATCTGGCCCGCGAGATCCGCAAGCGCACGAAGCCGATGGTGATCGCGGCCAACAAGATGGACACGCCCGCCGCCCGCGGCAACTACGAGGCGATCACGAGCGACCCCGAGTACGAACACCTCACGGTCGTCCCCGCCAGCGCGCACGCGGAGGGGTCGCTGAAGAAGGCCGACGAGGCCGGGGTCGTCGACTACACCCCCGGCGACGACGACTTCGAGATCGTCGGCGACGTGAGCGACGAGCAGGCGCGGGGGTTGGAGACCATCCGCGAGTTCGTCGCCGAGTACGGCGGCACCGGCGTCCAGGCGGTGATCGAGGCGGCGCTGTTCGACGAACTCGACGCGAAGGCCGTCTTCCCCGGCAGCGCCAGCGGTAGCTGGAGCAAGGGCCCCTTCCGCGACTGCTTCGTCCTGCCGGACCACGCGACTGCCGAGGACTTCGCGTACACGCTCCACTCGGACATCGGCGACGGCTTCCTCCACGGGATCGACTGCCGGAGCGGCCGCCAGGTCGGCGCCGACTCGGTGCTGGAGCACCGCGACGTGGTCGAGATCGTCACGACCGGGTGA
- a CDS encoding translation initiation factor IF-2 subunit beta, with product MNYADALDRAYDELPDTPADAGERLQVPDPEGQTDGAFTRLTNLSDIADALSRDAEHLHSAIQRQLGTNGQFEDGVARYNGSFSIADFDGAIDEYVAEFVTCSECGLPDTILKTEDGVRMLRCQACGAFRPVQKRSAATSHDSGPDIEEGKTYELEITGTGRKGDGVAEKGKFTVFVSGAQEGQTVQAYVHNVSGNLAFARPT from the coding sequence ATGAACTACGCCGACGCGCTCGACCGCGCCTACGACGAGCTGCCCGACACGCCCGCCGACGCCGGCGAGCGACTGCAGGTCCCCGACCCCGAGGGACAGACCGACGGGGCGTTCACGCGCCTGACGAACCTCTCGGACATCGCCGACGCGCTCTCGCGAGACGCCGAGCACCTCCACAGCGCCATCCAGCGCCAGCTCGGGACGAACGGCCAGTTCGAGGACGGCGTCGCCCGCTACAACGGCTCGTTCTCCATCGCGGACTTCGACGGCGCCATCGACGAGTACGTCGCCGAGTTCGTTACCTGCTCGGAGTGTGGTCTCCCCGACACGATCCTCAAGACGGAGGACGGCGTCCGGATGCTGCGCTGTCAGGCGTGTGGTGCGTTTCGCCCGGTCCAGAAGCGGTCGGCGGCGACGAGTCACGACTCCGGCCCCGACATCGAGGAGGGCAAGACGTACGAGCTGGAGATCACCGGCACCGGCCGCAAGGGCGACGGCGTCGCCGAGAAGGGGAAGTTCACGGTCTTCGTCTCCGGCGCCCAGGAGGGCCAGACGGTCCAGGCGTACGTCCACAACGTCTCGGGCAACCTCGCGTTCGCCCGCCCGACGTAA